Proteins found in one Plasmodium gaboni strain SY75 chromosome 13, whole genome shotgun sequence genomic segment:
- a CDS encoding DNA/RNA-binding protein Alba 2, which translates to MPGSTKSDTKLENEIRISYKSDALDYVYKAIVLFETYDEIILSGVGKAISSVVNVAEMVKRRAKGLHQFTKLYEKEHVIKREDNSGLKKNAKNEDKKSGDEEDEEEEEEEEEENNKNKDANNRTVEFITTVPCMKIILSKNDDKIDKNEIGYQKPLDEKEVNVMTPEQILKEKSYRRRYRRGRGGDRFRSYRRNYYETSMWNNRRYEKRN; encoded by the exons atGCCGGGTAGCACAAAGAGTGATACAAAATTAGAAAACGAGATTAGAATTAGTTACAAGAGTGATGCATTAGATTATGTCTATAAAGCTATTGTATTATTTGAGACCTATGatgaaattattttatcagGAGTAGGAAAAGCTATAAGTTCTGTTGTTAATGTAGCTGAAATGGTAAAAAGGAGAGCCAAGGGCTTACACCAATTTACCAAGCTTTACGAAAAGGAGCATGTAATTAAAAG AGAGGATAATAGTGGCTTGAAAAAGAACGCAAAAAATGAAGACAAAAAGTCGGGAGATGAAGAAGATGAGGAggaagaagaagaagaagaagaggaaaacaataaaaataaagatgCAAATAATAGAACCGTTGAATTTATTACTACTGTCCCATGtatgaaaattattttatcaaaaaatgatgataaaattGACAAAAATGAAATAGGTTATCAAAAACCATTAGACGAAAAAGAAGTAAATGTTATGACACCAGAACAAATATTAAAGGAAAAATCTTATAGAAGAAGAT ATAGAAGAGGACGTGGTGGAGATCGCTTTAGATCATATCGAAGAAACTATTATGAAACATCCATGTGGAATAATAGAAGatatgaaaaaagaaattaa